One segment of Amycolatopsis alba DSM 44262 DNA contains the following:
- the allB gene encoding allantoinase AllB, giving the protein MDLVIKAARAVTAAGEVPATIGVDDGRIVAVEPAGAALDGDRVLELGEDVVLLPGLVDTHVHVNDPGRTEWEGFASATRAAAAGGVTTIVDMPLNSLPPTVDVASLEVKRKTAEGRVHVDVGFWGGAIPGNLADLRGLHEAGVFGFKSFLLHSGVDEFPPLDARGLEEAMTELRTFDGMIIVHAEDSDAIDHAPDPHGEKYEDFLHSRPRGAENVAIAQVIELARKTGVRAHILHLSSSDALPMVESARRDGVRLTAETCPHYLSFTAEEIGDGATQFKCCPPIREAGNRELLWQGLADGVIDCVVTDHSPCTPELKRFDSGDFGLAWGGIAGLQLGLPAVWTQARQRGFALTDVVRWMAEHPAVQAGMRRKGHLAPGYDADFSVFAPDEAFVVDVAKLKHRNPVSAYHGRPLAGVVRSTWLRGEEITGEDPAGVLLSRGDC; this is encoded by the coding sequence ATGGACTTGGTGATCAAGGCCGCCCGAGCTGTGACGGCCGCCGGAGAGGTACCCGCGACGATCGGTGTCGACGACGGCCGCATCGTCGCGGTGGAACCCGCCGGAGCCGCGCTGGACGGCGATCGGGTACTCGAACTCGGCGAGGACGTCGTCCTGCTGCCGGGTCTCGTGGACACGCATGTGCACGTCAACGACCCCGGCCGCACCGAATGGGAGGGTTTCGCCTCGGCGACCCGCGCGGCCGCGGCCGGCGGGGTCACCACGATCGTGGACATGCCGCTGAACAGCCTGCCGCCGACGGTCGACGTCGCGTCGCTGGAGGTGAAGCGCAAGACCGCCGAGGGGCGCGTGCACGTCGACGTCGGGTTCTGGGGTGGCGCGATCCCCGGCAATCTGGCGGATCTGCGCGGCCTGCACGAGGCCGGGGTGTTCGGCTTCAAGTCCTTCCTGCTGCATTCGGGTGTTGACGAGTTCCCGCCGCTGGACGCGCGCGGGCTCGAAGAGGCGATGACCGAACTGCGGACCTTCGACGGCATGATCATCGTGCACGCGGAAGACTCCGACGCGATCGACCACGCGCCCGACCCGCACGGCGAGAAGTACGAAGACTTCCTGCACTCGCGTCCGCGTGGCGCTGAAAACGTGGCGATCGCGCAGGTCATCGAGCTCGCCAGGAAGACCGGCGTCCGCGCGCACATCCTGCACCTGTCCTCTTCGGACGCGCTGCCTATGGTCGAGAGCGCGCGGCGCGACGGTGTCCGGCTGACCGCCGAGACCTGCCCGCACTACCTGAGTTTCACCGCGGAGGAGATCGGCGACGGCGCGACGCAGTTCAAGTGCTGCCCGCCGATCCGCGAGGCCGGGAACCGTGAACTGTTGTGGCAAGGCCTCGCGGACGGCGTCATCGACTGTGTGGTGACCGACCATTCGCCGTGCACGCCGGAGCTGAAACGCTTCGACAGCGGCGATTTCGGGCTCGCCTGGGGTGGGATCGCGGGGCTCCAGCTCGGCCTGCCCGCGGTCTGGACCCAGGCGCGGCAGCGCGGGTTCGCGCTCACCGACGTCGTCCGCTGGATGGCGGAACACCCCGCCGTGCAGGCGGGGATGCGGCGCAAGGGGCACCTCGCGCCGGGCTACGACGCCGACTTCAGCGTGTTCGCGCCCGACGAGGCTTTCGTCGTCGACGTCGCGAAGTTGAAGCACCGCAACCCGGTCAGCGCCTATCACGGGCGCCCGCTCGCGGGCGTCGTCCGGAGCACGTGGTTGCGGGGCGAGGAGATCACCGGTGAAGACCCGGCAGGCGTTCTGCTGAGCCGGGGTGACTGCTGA
- the uraD gene encoding 2-oxo-4-hydroxy-4-carboxy-5-ureidoimidazoline decarboxylase, which yields MPLTIREFDQAPAQDVRPVLTACLDVPRWVETLLARRPFGDLATLLAASEALTPLRPGEVRQAMAAHPRIGEKAGGESTEAGWSRSEQSGVDSDTAREFAAANAEYEAAFGHVFLVCASGRSGAELLENLRSRLSNDPEKELEVAGQELAKIAALRLEKAVTA from the coding sequence GTGCCGCTCACCATCCGAGAGTTCGACCAGGCTCCCGCACAGGACGTCCGGCCGGTGCTGACCGCCTGCCTCGACGTGCCGCGCTGGGTGGAAACCCTGCTGGCCAGGCGCCCCTTCGGCGATCTGGCCACCCTGCTCGCCGCGTCCGAGGCGCTCACCCCACTGCGCCCCGGCGAGGTCCGGCAGGCGATGGCCGCCCATCCCCGGATCGGGGAGAAAGCAGGCGGCGAAAGCACCGAAGCCGGCTGGTCGCGTTCGGAACAGTCCGGAGTGGACAGTGACACGGCGCGCGAGTTCGCCGCGGCCAACGCCGAATACGAGGCGGCGTTCGGGCATGTGTTCCTGGTCTGCGCGAGCGGCCGGAGCGGTGCCGAACTGCTGGAGAACCTGCGTTCGAGGCTTTCGAACGATCCGGAGAAGGAACTCGAAGTGGCCGGTCAAGAACTGGCCAAGATCGCCGCGCTGCGGCTGGAAAAGGCGGTGACGGCGTGA
- a CDS encoding helix-turn-helix domain-containing protein — protein MQLEAEFTSEPFHGEGPPPEHAVKARDTAEDAGLSADFGPLGTLVRGDADTLLDALPSIARAALNGGATRVTLQLRQVGDDSAEPPVELHSALARLIGDVERELGGKLDTLDRAAKQRAVRLLKERGAFGLRKSVSTVAEALGVTRFTVYNYLNRDQD, from the coding sequence GTGCAGTTAGAAGCCGAGTTCACCAGCGAACCGTTCCACGGCGAGGGTCCGCCGCCCGAGCACGCCGTCAAAGCCCGCGACACCGCGGAGGACGCGGGCCTGTCCGCCGACTTCGGCCCGCTCGGCACCCTCGTCCGCGGCGACGCCGACACCCTGCTCGACGCGCTCCCGTCCATCGCCAGGGCGGCGCTGAACGGCGGCGCGACCCGCGTGACCCTCCAGCTCCGGCAGGTCGGCGACGACTCGGCCGAACCGCCCGTCGAACTGCACAGCGCGCTGGCCCGCCTCATCGGCGACGTCGAACGCGAACTCGGCGGCAAGCTCGACACCCTCGACCGCGCCGCCAAGCAGCGCGCGGTGCGGTTGCTCAAGGAACGCGGCGCGTTCGGCCTCCGCAAGTCGGTGTCGACCGTCGCCGAGGCACTGGGGGTCACGAGGTTCACGGTCTACAACTACCTCAACCGCGACCAAGACTGA
- the alc gene encoding allantoicase: MEETVNDRPEWTALPDLASRKFGGTVMWATDELFAEKENLVNPWVPAHQTETFGPKGQVYDGWETRRHREPGDDQAVVRLGLAGAVTGVIVDTAFFKGNYPPFVSVEACAVEGYPNAAELSEADWDVLVKRGAAAGHTENFFEIGGSKRYTHVRLTMHPDGGVARLRVHGTPIPDPRLLDPGALDLAALENGAVVTGCSNMFYSSPNNLFSPGLAAHQAEGWETARRRDDGNDWVTVRLAGAGVVRFAEFDNSNLKGNAPGWAALSGRDGDGEWVELLPKTRLQPDTRHRFALASGPEVTEVRLDIYPDGGMARLRLFGALSERGRTEIASRFEGAQG, from the coding sequence ATGGAGGAGACCGTGAACGACCGTCCTGAGTGGACAGCCCTGCCCGATCTGGCTTCGCGCAAGTTCGGCGGGACCGTGATGTGGGCGACGGACGAGTTGTTCGCCGAGAAGGAGAACCTGGTCAATCCGTGGGTTCCCGCGCACCAGACGGAGACGTTCGGGCCCAAGGGGCAGGTCTACGACGGCTGGGAGACCCGGCGGCACCGCGAGCCCGGTGACGATCAGGCCGTCGTCCGGCTCGGCCTGGCGGGCGCTGTCACCGGTGTCATCGTGGACACCGCGTTCTTCAAGGGGAACTACCCGCCGTTCGTCTCCGTCGAGGCGTGCGCCGTCGAGGGGTACCCCAACGCGGCCGAACTGTCCGAAGCGGACTGGGACGTGCTGGTGAAACGTGGCGCGGCCGCGGGACACACGGAGAACTTCTTCGAAATCGGCGGGAGCAAGCGCTACACGCACGTCCGGCTGACCATGCATCCGGACGGCGGGGTGGCCCGGCTGCGGGTGCACGGCACGCCGATCCCGGATCCGCGCCTGCTCGACCCCGGCGCGCTCGACCTCGCGGCGCTGGAGAACGGCGCGGTGGTCACCGGCTGCAGCAACATGTTCTATTCCTCGCCCAACAACCTGTTCTCGCCGGGGCTCGCCGCGCATCAGGCCGAGGGCTGGGAGACGGCGCGGCGGCGGGACGACGGGAACGACTGGGTCACGGTGCGGCTGGCAGGCGCGGGCGTCGTCCGGTTCGCCGAGTTCGACAACAGCAACCTCAAGGGCAACGCGCCCGGCTGGGCGGCGCTGAGCGGCCGGGACGGCGACGGCGAGTGGGTCGAGCTGCTGCCGAAGACACGCTTGCAGCCCGACACGCGGCATCGGTTCGCCCTGGCTTCGGGACCTGAGGTGACTGAAGTCCGTCTCGACATCTATCCCGATGGCGGCATGGCGCGCCTACGTCTCTTCGGAGCCCTTTCCGAGCGAGGCCGCACTGAGATCGCTTCGCGCTTCGAGGGCGCTCAGGGCTGA